The following proteins are encoded in a genomic region of Brachypodium distachyon strain Bd21 chromosome 1, Brachypodium_distachyon_v3.0, whole genome shotgun sequence:
- the LOC100844147 gene encoding protein ACCELERATED CELL DEATH 6, which produces MSADDKKCLLIENRHTHKHVQPPVPMASDTRNTNQPSNPLMVANAAAVQLHPELLMAAKRGDYSRLDDLMSKDDGGLTPRHVTLDIDIEDADDEQQHYVPAADSVLHAVASGGDGEEFLLSSTVVCRKAEHLLGMRNAMGDTPLHCAARAGSVKMVSHLIDQARRGGDNGTARLQAALRKQNNQGETVLHEALRWADEKMVQLLVSADPELARFPRANGGTSPLYLAILLGRDDIAEQLYQRDNQLSYAGPDGQNALHAAVLRSERMTKKLLDWNKDLIKHGDRSSGSTPLHFAASWDIKKRAGLESDVSTRAQPLLDASPLHFAALLDISDISTRAELLLDAYESSAYQPDKTGSFPIHVAALGNNLAVVRVLLEKCPGCVQLRDAQGRTLLHIAASKDYCRLVGHIINHLLAKGVQRFASTVNMQDKEGNSAIHFAAANGAPGTIRHLIWRKEVELNLQNNQGRTPLDLAHSRTPPGVFFGLDPNNRVYRMLMVAGSRFGVRRRGEKEPPILNEEKEADTIRESTTIVGVVSVLILTVSFAAAFQSPGGYSTTDDKRAGTPELAKLYSFQAFVVANNLAALCSGMATVSLMYAGVSTVDIRTRVWAFVISVFFLKSSARCLAGAFVFGTYAVLAPVAHTIAFLTWLFSFFILVDIAWFTYAVCADQLALLRRLGLRACLSFVYSLVAVPLVQLWPYVIVAGLIAYLKVHGIH; this is translated from the exons ATGTCTGCAGACGATAAGAAATGTTTGCTAATCGAGAATAGGCATACACACAAGCACGTACAGCCACCAGTGCCAATGGCATCGGACACCAGAAACACAAATCAACCTTCCAACCCGCTCATGGTGGCCaatgcggcggcggtgcagcTGCATCCAGAGCTGCTAATGGCCGCCAAGCGCGGGGACTATAGCAGGCTAGACGATCTCATGAGCAAGGACGATGGTGGATTGACGCCCCGCCATGTCACCCTCGACATCGACATCGAGGACGCCGACGATGAGCAGCAGCACTACGTGCCGGCGGCCGATTCGGTCCTCCACGCCGTCGCGTCCGGCGGGGACGGCGAGGAGTTCTTGCTGAGCTCGACGGTGGTCTGCCGGAAGGCTGAGCACCTCTTGGGCATGCGCAATGCAATGGGTGACACGCCCTTGCACTGCGCTGCTAGGGCCGGGAGCGTCAAGATGGTCTCCCATCTCATCGACCAagctcggcgcggcggcgacaaTGGCACGGCAAGGCTGCAAGCGGCGCTGAGGAAGCAGAATAATCAAGGGGAGACAGTCCTCCATGAGGCGCTCCGCTGGGCCGATGAGAAGATGGTCCAGCTGCTGGTGTCGGCGGACCCGGAGCTGGCTCGTTTTCCGCGCGCCAACGGCGGcacctcgccgttgtacctcGCCATCTTGCTGGGACGTGATGACATTGCGGAGCAGCTGTACCAAAGGGACAACCAACTATCTTACGCTGGACCAGATGGCCAGAACGCTCTGCATGCTGCGGTTCTAAGGAGCGAAA GGATGACAAAGAAGTTACTGGATTGGAACAAGGACCTTATCAAACACGGGGATCGATCAAGCGGAAGTACGCCTCTGCACTTTGCGGCATCATGGGATATCAAGAAAAGGGCCGGGCTAGAGAGTGATGTTAGCACAAGGGCCCAGCCATTATTAGATGCTTCGCCTCTGCACTTTGCAGCATTATTGGATATCAGTGATATTAGCACAAGGGCAGAGCTACTGCTAGATGCTTACGAGTCTTCGGCATATCAGCCCGACAAGACCGGATCGTTCCCCATACATGTGGCAGCTCTAGGGAACAACCTTGCTGTCGTCCGTGTGTTGCTGGAAAAGTGCCCCGGCTGTGTCCAACTACGAGATGCCCAGGGCAGGACACTCCTACACATTGCTGCCTCCAAAGACTACTGTCGTTTAGTTGGGCATATTATAAACCACCTTTTAGCTAAGGGCGTCCAGAGGTTTGCATCGACCGTGAATATGCAGGACAAGGAAGGCAACTCCGCAATACACTTTGCTGCCGCAAATGGGGCACCTGGGACCATCCGCCATCTCATTTGGAGAAAGGAAGTTGAGTTAAATCTACAAAATAACCAAGGCCGAACACCGCTGGATCTTGCACATAGCAGGACGCCCCCAGGGGTTTTCTTTGGATTG gATCCAAATAATAGGGTGTACAGGATGCTAATGGTTGCTGGTTCTAGATTTGGCGTTCGCCGACGTGGTGAGAAGGAGCCCCCTATACTAAATGAAGAGAAGGAGGCAGACACAATCAGAGAGTCCACAACCATCGTTGGCGTTGTATCAGTGCTGATCCTAACGGTTTCATTTGCCGCCGCTTTCCAGTCACCTGGAGGATACAGCACGACGGATGACAAACGGGCAGGCACACCAGAACTCGCCAAGCTCTACTCCTTCCAGGCATTCGTCGTGGCAAATAACCTAGCGGCTCTGTGCTCCGGTATGGCCACCGTCAGCCTCATGTACGCTGGAGTGAGCACCGTCGACATACGCACACGCGTGTGGGCCTTCGTCATatccgtcttcttcctcaagagctCAGCCCGGTGCCTCGCTGGCGCGTTCGTGTTCGGCACATACGCTGTGCTGGCTCCTGTTGCCCACACAATTGCTTTCCTCACATGGCTGTTTTCCTTCTTCATTCTGGTTGACATTGCTTGGTTCACATATGCAGTATGCGCGGATCAGCTAGCGCTTCTTCGCAGGCTGGGTCTGAGAGCATGCTTGAGTTTCGTGTATTCCCTCGTGGCCGTCCCCCTCGTGCAGCTGTGGCCGTATGTCATCGTTGCTGGCTTGATCGCATATCTCAAGGTCCATGGGATACATTGA
- the LOC106866521 gene encoding uncharacterized protein LOC106866521 isoform X1: protein MNRSSPLQRHSITPPVLLHELPSLLSRSPRSRVPTTPPATTSSGVAARRRHGHPRRGGHRRPLHLLPRDEQPDVQGLAVLLSSERYATNSHIEYSDVAAYRISLGEDTKAINQLVSRRRLWRHEHSVGILSRNIMLCYRSNTAAMEVVVFAAAAIIHYGVEDDAVRWSLIMEAEPLLAMIWAMQRCLMWLLLSPLLLL, encoded by the exons ATGAACAGGTCCAGTCCACTCCAACGACATTCGATAACTCCTCCCGTCCTCCTGCACGAactcccctccctcctctcccgctCCCCCCGCTCCCGAGTCCCGACCACTCCGCcagccaccacctcctccggcgttgccgcccgccggcgacaTGGCCATCCCCGTCGAGGAGGCCATCGCCGCCCTCTCCACCTTCTCCCTCGAG ACGAGCAGCCAGATGTGCAGGGATTAGCTGTGCTCCTTTCAAGTGAAAGATATGCAACTAATAGTCATATTG AGTACAGTGATGTTGCTGCTTATcgcatatcattaggagaagaTACAAAAGCAATCAACCAGCTG GTTTCCAGAAGGAGATTGTGGAGGCATGAGCATAGTGTTGGCATTTTATCAAGAAATATAATGTTATGCTACAGGTCTAATACGGCTGCcatggaggtggtggtgtTTGCAGCTGCTGCGATTATACACTATGGTGTTGAAGACGATGCGGTGCGGTGGTCCTTAATCATGGAGGCGGAGCCACTGTTGGCGATGATTTGGGCAATGCAGCGATGTCTGATGTGGTTGTTACTATCACCGTTGTTGCTGCTGTGA
- the LOC106866521 gene encoding uncharacterized protein LOC106866521 isoform X2, whose translation MNRSSPLQRHSITPPVLLHELPSLLSRSPRSRVPTTPPATTSSGVAARRRHGHPRRGGHRRPLHLLPRDEQPDVQGLAVLLSSERYATNSHIEYSDVAAYRISLGEDTKAINQLV comes from the exons ATGAACAGGTCCAGTCCACTCCAACGACATTCGATAACTCCTCCCGTCCTCCTGCACGAactcccctccctcctctcccgctCCCCCCGCTCCCGAGTCCCGACCACTCCGCcagccaccacctcctccggcgttgccgcccgccggcgacaTGGCCATCCCCGTCGAGGAGGCCATCGCCGCCCTCTCCACCTTCTCCCTCGAG ACGAGCAGCCAGATGTGCAGGGATTAGCTGTGCTCCTTTCAAGTGAAAGATATGCAACTAATAGTCATATTG AGTACAGTGATGTTGCTGCTTATcgcatatcattaggagaagaTACAAAAGCAATCAACCAGCTG GTCTAA